GTCTACTGGTTCTACTCTATAGCCTTTAAAGAGCCAGCTAAACCTCTGGTATGTCTTCTCATCAAGAATTATATCCTCGCCCTCAGCTGCGAAGCGAAGCCCTTCTATCGGATGGCGTGGGGGATCCGGGTAGTTTTGTAGTTCTGGAGGCTTATCTCTACCGACATAGATCCAGCGTATCCGCGAGGTCTTGCCCTTCTTTCCAGCATAGCTTACTTTCCACCAATACCTGCCTATGTAGATGTACCGCTTGAAGCCGTTCTCGGTTCTCCTTGTAACTATGTGCATGGGCTTTAAGTAGTAACCGGTTCCGGCTATGAGGCTGTTATAGTGGTATATCATTCTCTTATACTCTTCAATGATTGCTTCTACTGCTTTGAGACCACCTATAATCCGTAGCCGGCGCGGCACCTTAACACTGCCCCGAGGCGAGGACTTAATGTTGAGCTGAGCCTAGGCTGGGGCAAAAACAGTTCCGTGCCCCACAATTCCTACCAGCGTAGTAACGGCGGCCTCTTCTCCATGACTTTTCTCCTTATCTCCTGTAGCTTACTTGCTATCTCCTTGTCGAAGCGTGCTGGGAGCTTGCGGAAGAGCTGTTCTGGCTTACCTATCCTGTGGCCTGGCTTTATTATCATCTCACCAGCCTGCTTCCAGCGCCCTGGCTCATGCACGCTACCTGGAAGATTTAGCATCTTCCAGAGCCTCTCGGCAGAGTCTGGCGTGAACGGCGCCAAGAGTATCGCTAGAGTAGCTACAGAGTTTACTGCGAGGTACATTGTTGTAGCTGCATCCTTTGGATCAGTCTTTATCTTATCCCAGGGTGCCTTGGTGTTCAAGTACTGGTTGCCCTTACGGGCTAGCTCTATAACTTCTCCTAGGGCCTGCTTGAGTCTGACTTCTTCGAAATACTTCTCGGCCCTTCGCGGGGTCTCTCTTATAGCCTTCTCGAACTCCTTGTCTGCATCGCTATAGGAGCCTGGTTCTGGCACTACAGAGCCAAACTTTGATTCTATGAATCTAAGTACTCGATGGACGTAGTTGCCTATGTCGTCATTCATTTCGGTATTAACTATTCTCAAGAACTCACTCCAAGTAAAGTTTGTGTCCTTAGCCTCAGGCCTCATCCTTATGAGGGCAAACCGCCAATAGTCAGCTGGAAGTATCTCTAGAGCCTCATCTATCCAGATGCCCCATCTGCGGCTCTTTGAGAACTGTTCGCCCTCGTACATCAAGTACTCTGTAGCAGAGATGTAGCTTGGTAGTACGTATGGATCACCGCTACCGATTAGCATTGCTGGCAGGATTATTGCATGGAAAGGTATGTTGTCCTTGCCTATGAAGTACACGGTCTTTGTCTCGGGGTTGAACCAATACTTCTTCCATAGTTCGGGATCTCCCTTCTTCAGCCCATACTCTTTTGTGGCTGAAATGTAGCCTAGGAGCGCGTCAAACCAGACGTATATTGTCTTGCCCTCGGCGCCGGGGAATGGGGCTGGAATCCCCCACTTGTTGTCCCTTGTTACGCTCCTAGGCTTGAGACCTTCCTTAAGCATGTTAAGGCTGTAGTTTTTGACGTTTGGTGGGAGATTTGACTCGCGGAGCCACTTCTCAACCTTCTCTTGGAGTTTTGGAAGATTGAAAAACCAATGCTTACTCTTGCGGAACTCTACGGGGCCACCACATATTGAGCAACGTGGGTTTTTGAGCTCTGTGGGGTGAAGTAGTCTGCCACAGTTGTCGCACTGGTCCCCATAGGCTTTCTCGAAGCCACAGTATGGACATGTACCTACGACAAAGCGGTCTGGGAGGAACATTTTGTCGCGTGGACAGTAGGGTAGTACGTCGTCCTGCTCGAATATGTAGCCGTTCTGGTAGAGCTTCATCATGAATTCTCTCACAAACTCCTTGTGTACAGGGTTCTCGGTGCGCGTGTAATTGTCAAAGCTTATCCTAAATTCTTCAAAGAGCTTCTTCACGTACTCGTGTGCTTGGTCGGTGAGCTGCTTGGGGTGTACACCCCTCCTTATGGCTTCAACCTCTATTGGAGTGCCATGTTCATCACTACCGCTAACGAATACTACGTCTTCGCCCTTGAGGCGCAGGTAGCGGGCGAAGACGTCGGCAGAGAGTATGGAGCCTATGAGGTTGCCGAGATGTGGAATGCTGTTAACATATGGCCATGCAGAGGCTACTATCCACCTACCCATAACAACTCACCGCTACTACTACCCTGGAAGGGGCTATGTGCTACCTATCTCTAGCGCGGCTTGTTTTGGCTCTTTATTAACTCTGCCCGGTACCAGTCTATAGAGCGCGTAGTGTACCCAGGGGTGTGGGGCCGAGTATGGTGGTAGTACACGCCGCTGTAGGCAACATCAACGTTGACATATACCTTGTCGTAGATGATCTGCCGAGGCCTGGCGAGAACATTGTAGCACGTGAAGCCTACATAGGCCCTGGAGGCGCGGCTGCAAATTACTCTGTCGCGGTCAGGCTCTACGGGCATCAAGCAATACTTGTAGGACATACTAGTGTGTTCGCTGAGCGGCTCGGCATCCTTGACGCGCTTAGGGGGAAGGGAGTCAGCCTCAGCCTTGTAAGGATACATGAAGGTGAGTTGCCGGGCATAGTAGTGGTGCTCGTTACACCCAACGGCGAACGTACCATGCTTGCGCTGCGCGGCGCCAATAACATGCTTACAGGTAACGAAGCTAGGTGTAGATGTGACGTGCTCCACGTGGCTAGCCGTGACACCAACGTGCTTAGCAATGCTTCTACAGCCGCCTCGGCGGAGCTGGTGTCGTACGACCCAGGCTCCTCGGTTGCACGTAGTGAAGGTGCAGGCATCATTGAGGCTGCTAGGAGGCATGTGTCAATACTCTATCTCAACAAGCTAGAGTACGAGTACGTAACAGGTACAAGTGAGCTGGATAGCGTTGCAAGGCTCCTCGGTGGAAAGCTCCGCTACGTTGTCGTGAAATTGGGTGCTGAGGGCGCGTTAGCTGCAACTCCCGATGGTGTATATCGTGTAGAGGCGTATAGGCATGGAGCTGTTGTTGATCCCACAGGGGCTGGTGACGTATTCGCCGCATACTTCAACTCCGCGCTGGCCGACGGCTACAGTGTTACCGAGGCTCTACAGTATGCTTCCGTAGCTGCGGGAGTGAAGGTTTCGAGACGTGGAGCCCAGAGTGCCCCTTCAAGGAGGGAGGTTGAAGAGATCATTGCTAGCCGTCCGCCGAGGGTCTGGAGGATCGCCTAGGCTGCCAGAGCTTAGGCTTAACTGCAGACTATCCGATGACAGATACTGTGCGAAGTGCTGCTATAATACCGAGATGCCGCTCACAAGGGAGGATATAGAGAGAATTGAGATGCTCGGCTATCCCCGCAGCTACTTCATTGTAGTCGGGCCCGACGGGGTTCCGAGACTGAGGAACATTGACGGCCACTGCATTTTCTTAGATCCTGGAACGGGTAGGTGTAAGATCTATGAGCATCGTCCTCTCGGCTGCAGGCTGTATCCCCTGGTCTATGTGCCTGGCGAGGGTGTCGCTGTGGATCTGGAATGCCCTCTAGCCCACGCGGTTCCGAGGCATGTTGTGAAAAAGTTTGAAAGGCAATTGGTGAGACTCGTAAGGGAGATCTATGGAGAGCTAGAGGACTAGCTTTTCGCCCCTCTGCCGCCGCCTTAATACACGGTATGTAGGAGTAACCGTGCGTGGATGGTTAGCATAGATCGTGTCTAGCCTTGTGACGCTAGTATTTCTCGGAGCCCTCTTTACCTCCTCGGGGTTCTCATAGGCTTTCTCCGCTATCTTCCGTAATGCCTCTGCATATCTCTCGATTTCCCTACGTGGCTCGGACTCGGTAAATTCTATCATTAACGCCTCCTCTACTATTAAGGGGAAGTATATTGTTGGAGCGTGGAGCCCATGGTCTAGAAGGGCCTTAGCTACGTCCTCTGCTGTGACACCCGTGTCTCTCTTTAGCGGCTTTGCTGAGAGTACCAGCTCGTGCTTCCGCGGCCGGTTAGGATCGTAGGGTAGTTCGTAACCACGGACATCCTTCATGAGGGCTATGAAGTAGTTTGTATTTATGACGCTCTGTATTGCTGTCTCCCTTAGCCCTTCGCCACCCAGCATTGCTATGTATACGTAAGCCTTGACTAGTGGGATTATGTTGCCGTAGAAGGCCCTCACGCGGCCTATACAACGTTCACAACTATAATCCCAGTAGTACTTTCCTCTACGCTTTTCTATGAGGGGCCTCGGGAGATAGTCTACAAGCTCTCCCTTGGCACACACCACGCCCGCGCCTGGACCCCCACCGCCGTGGGGGGCTGAGAAGGTCTTGTGGATGTTTAAGTGGACTACGTCGAAGCCCATGTCGCCGGGCCGGACAATACCCATTATCCCGTTGAGGTTTGCACCATCATAGTATAGTAGTGCGCCCTTTGAGTGGAGCAAGTCTGCTAGCTCGAGGATACGATCCTCGAAGATGCCAAGGGTATTAGGATTTGTAAGCATTATACCTGCAGTCCTCTCAGACAATACTGTCCTGACAGCCTCAAGATCCACTGTGCCATGTTCCGACGTGGGTATCTTGACGACTTTGAAGCCCGCCATCGCTGCGCTTGCGGGGTTTGTACCGTGAGCCGAGTCTGGCACTAGCATCTCATCACGGGTTTCTCCCCGGTCGAGGAAGTACTTGCGTATCATGAGTGCACCAGCTAGCTCCCCAGCCGCACCCGCTGGTGTTTGTAGACTGCATCGATCCATGCCGGTTATCTCTGCCAGCCAGCGCTCTAGCTCGTAGAGGATCTCTAGGAGGCCTTGTACGGTCTCTTCGTCCTGGTATGGATGTAGGAGCTTTATCCTAGGGTCTGATGCTATTTCCTCGCTTATCTTGGGATTATACTTCATTGTGCAGGAGCCTAAGGGCACTGGGCCGACATCTACACCGTAGCTCATCTGGCTTAGCCTGGTAAAGTGTCTTACAGTCTCTACCTCGCTTAGGCCTGGTATCCCCGGCAGCTCCCTACGATAGTATTCTCCGAGATCCTCTTCCGGGGTTGTACCGAGATACTCCATGATCTCCTTGTCGTCACTGCTGTAGGGTACTATATAGCCGGTATTGCTGGGCGAGCCTAGCTCGTATACAAGTGGTTCCTCCCAGCGCGCCTGCCTCCAACCACGTCTAAGCTGCAAGTATCTCACCCACAGCCTCCACGAGTCTGTCTATGTCTCTACGGCTATGTGCCTCGGTTACGCAGAAAAGTGCAAGATGCTCATCGCTGTGGAATCCTCTAGCAGATAGGTCTAGGCCTCCCATGATGCCGCGTTCGAGTAGCTTGCTGTGGATCTCCCTGTAAGGTCTTGGGAACCTCACCGTAAACTCTTTGAAGAACTTGCCAGTGAAGGCGGGGGCCTCTACTCCGGATAGCTCGCCTAGCCTCTTAGCTGCATAGTGGCTTCTCAGCCATATACTCCTCGCCAGTTTTTGTAGCCCCTCGCCGCCGAGGAGTGTGAGGTACGCCGCAGCTGCAAGAGCCATTAGTGCCTCGTTGGTTGTTATGTTGGATGTTGCCTTCTCTCTGCGTATGTGCTGCTCCCTAGTCTGTAGTATCATCACAAACCCGTAATCCTCGCCATCGAGTGTCCTTGTTAGCCCTATGAGCCTGCCTGGGAGCTGACGTACCAGCTGTCTATCCCATCTTACCGCGAATATGCCGAGATACGGGCCGCCGTAGTTTAGGCCTAA
This DNA window, taken from Hyperthermus butylicus DSM 5456, encodes the following:
- a CDS encoding carbohydrate kinase family protein, with protein sequence MVVVHAAVGNINVDIYLVVDDLPRPGENIVAREAYIGPGGAAANYSVAVRLYGHQAILVGHTSVFAERLGILDALRGKGVSLSLVRIHEGELPGIVVVLVTPNGERTMLALRGANNMLTGNEARCRCDVLHVASRDTNVLSNASTAASAELVSYDPGSSVARSEGAGIIEAARRHVSILYLNKLEYEYVTGTSELDSVARLLGGKLRYVVVKLGAEGALAATPDGVYRVEAYRHGAVVDPTGAGDVFAAYFNSALADGYSVTEALQYASVAAGVKVSRRGAQSAPSRREVEEIIASRPPRVWRIA
- the gcvPB gene encoding aminomethyl-transferring glycine dehydrogenase subunit GcvPB produces the protein MQLRRGWRQARWEEPLVYELGSPSNTGYIVPYSSDDKEIMEYLGTTPEEDLGEYYRRELPGIPGLSEVETVRHFTRLSQMSYGVDVGPVPLGSCTMKYNPKISEEIASDPRIKLLHPYQDEETVQGLLEILYELERWLAEITGMDRCSLQTPAGAAGELAGALMIRKYFLDRGETRDEMLVPDSAHGTNPASAAMAGFKVVKIPTSEHGTVDLEAVRTVLSERTAGIMLTNPNTLGIFEDRILELADLLHSKGALLYYDGANLNGIMGIVRPGDMGFDVVHLNIHKTFSAPHGGGGPGAGVVCAKGELVDYLPRPLIEKRRGKYYWDYSCERCIGRVRAFYGNIIPLVKAYVYIAMLGGEGLRETAIQSVINTNYFIALMKDVRGYELPYDPNRPRKHELVLSAKPLKRDTGVTAEDVAKALLDHGLHAPTIYFPLIVEEALMIEFTESEPRREIERYAEALRKIAEKAYENPEEVKRAPRNTSVTRLDTIYANHPRTVTPTYRVLRRRQRGEKLVL
- a CDS encoding YkgJ family cysteine cluster protein — encoded protein: MLAVRRGSGGSPRLPELRLNCRLSDDRYCAKCCYNTEMPLTREDIERIEMLGYPRSYFIVVGPDGVPRLRNIDGHCIFLDPGTGRCKIYEHRPLGCRLYPLVYVPGEGVAVDLECPLAHAVPRHVVKKFERQLVRLVREIYGELED
- the metG gene encoding methionine--tRNA ligase — encoded protein: MGRWIVASAWPYVNSIPHLGNLIGSILSADVFARYLRLKGEDVVFVSGSDEHGTPIEVEAIRRGVHPKQLTDQAHEYVKKLFEEFRISFDNYTRTENPVHKEFVREFMMKLYQNGYIFEQDDVLPYCPRDKMFLPDRFVVGTCPYCGFEKAYGDQCDNCGRLLHPTELKNPRCSICGGPVEFRKSKHWFFNLPKLQEKVEKWLRESNLPPNVKNYSLNMLKEGLKPRSVTRDNKWGIPAPFPGAEGKTIYVWFDALLGYISATKEYGLKKGDPELWKKYWFNPETKTVYFIGKDNIPFHAIILPAMLIGSGDPYVLPSYISATEYLMYEGEQFSKSRRWGIWIDEALEILPADYWRFALIRMRPEAKDTNFTWSEFLRIVNTEMNDDIGNYVHRVLRFIESKFGSVVPEPGSYSDADKEFEKAIRETPRRAEKYFEEVRLKQALGEVIELARKGNQYLNTKAPWDKIKTDPKDAATTMYLAVNSVATLAILLAPFTPDSAERLWKMLNLPGSVHEPGRWKQAGEMIIKPGHRIGKPEQLFRKLPARFDKEIASKLQEIRRKVMEKRPPLLRW